DNA from Solanum stenotomum isolate F172 chromosome 3, ASM1918654v1, whole genome shotgun sequence:
TTCAAGATCTTTAAAGGACATTAGCTGGATAATATGGTCTTGTCATGATATGCAGATTGCATCTCTAAAAGATGCTTTCAGAAGGACTTGTATGAATTATAGTAATTTATTGAAAGTCATTTGTTTAGCATTCTAAGTTTTTCTTGCTTCCATACCACCAGTGGTGGAGACAATATTTTCACCAAGAGTTCAACATCTGTTATATAGTTTTTCGGTAGAGGGTGTTTGAAAGAACGTCCTAGCTTATTAACTCCACCAAAGAAAGTTCTGAGGCTCAATAGTCAATACCATTACTTTTTCAGCTTGGAAATCAATGAGATCATCAAGCATCTCTTTAAACATGTAGAAACTAGAAACCCTCATGAGAAAAGAGGTCATTTTTTTGTTCACCACTAGTAGCGTTTAATAGAtacattagttgaggtgtcaaaatgaaaattaaCAAGTGCACATTTGAGCTTGTACTCGAGAATTAATGTAATTCCTTTTCTCGGGTACAAGCTCAAATGTGTGTTTGTTAATTTTCACCGACACTTAATATTAACAGAAAGTATAGCAAGTGCAATGCAAAAAGTAGAATTATTTTCAATGTAGTCATCTTTTTGGAGATATACTCAATAGGGAAAGCATATTCTTTgacttttttataaatttaataatataacttatagtaatattttgcagaaagaaaaaatccataaatattgTTCATTAGTTAGCCCAAGGACAAATATTAATTACAATTACGAATTTTAAAGGGTTGATTTATTCGTAATAGTTAGTCAGCAATGGGTGGTGTCGGTTCACGTAGGAAGCAGCCCCCACGATTTTTCAAGGCTatgtttgtttgaattttttataaaataaaataaaaatttgtgtgTGATTTTTGCACGAGTTTCACACTCCATTTTTCAAATCTATCAATAATACGACTTTTGTAATAGAAtctaatcaaatttaaattcgTGTTTGAAAGTCTAACAAATTCGAATTCTTCACTATATTGATAAGAATtgcaacatgattttttttaacttcagaGTCGTAATTACAACACTCAAGctattgaaattgaaattacaAGTAATTAAAGAACACATATAAGAATGAAAGCGAAATATTTAGGCTCTAAGAAGGGAGCTGAGAGGAATAAGATTCTTTATCTTAACAATAGGTATAATTCTTGAATCATATATCAGTTACCATTAACTTTTTTGATTGAATTGTTTCCATGCCCCACTATTCAACCTAAATCTCAAATTAACCTAATCCTTCTGCTTGTTCTCGCCTCAATAGTTCTTGTCAGCCCAATAACTATTTGTGTGCCCCTGATATCCACATTGAATTGGACTTGATTCATAATAGGATTCCAGTAGCAGTGATTTCATATCCAAACTCGTACAAAAGCAagataaaattgatttattatttttacaattaatttctttttcaaaatgtaaataaattagtaaaatttttttaaaaaaaattcctaaaatATCTTTATACGAGTAAACGTGGAACGATTTGGCATAGATTGATACCGACACCTCAGAATTTGGTAACCTCGCCTCCATTAACAATTACTTATAAATCCTTTTCGGTTTACACCCATTATCTCTAATCCTTCAAATCTTTTTTGTGGAGTCAATAAATTATATGCCCTTTGGTTGAATCACAAGGACTTACTTCAATTTTGACTACCTCATATTGGGAATTTGCTCTACGCTCTATCTATAAAGAGGTTGGAACTATTGCGGATAAGTAAACTATATCTATTCTTGTTTGCTTAAACTAGTAAAACTATTCTTCTtaattatgatttcttaagaAAAGTGTAATTAGcttttgtcttttaatttttaaaaaataaaaattgacaacTAATATCGAACAGTAAGAATAATTTCTTAAAGAACATGTAAATTAAAAATGTGACAAGAAAAATGGTTCAAAGCGGACAATTTAATTCCAGTTAGTCCTTTGATAAGCTTTATTACGGGTCTTATTTTTCATTGGGGGAATAGTTATGAGCTTTCTGCGtccatatatattaaaaatgcaGTGTCACACattaatgaaacaaaaataaatattctgatTTCTTCCCCtgttttctcttctcttttatttttcctttataggttaaaaataacaaataaaaataaaaaaatattttaaaataataaatgaataaatatgaatggaaaaaataattgacCGAAAATATTCGAACAAGAAATATATCTCAACTATTTAGAATCGATGTCTTTGAAGTtcattttttgttcaaaaagacttagaaaacataagtaaattatattttatacgattatatataatttattgattaatttatattcaataacAAAGATTGAATGGTTTTCATAGAAATATTTCAAGAACCttaatatgatattatatattttagtatttaattttaaaaaaatcgaaTATCATATTAATAgcagaatttttaattttgatacaCTCAATTGTATTTATCAAAGTATACAAAACTACAACTAGGATTCTCTAAGCTATGtgagcttcattttttttatgacataTTAATGTGTCATAATCATAGTCTATTAATCCACTTGCCGCAatattttaatacttttaaagaaACTTTGTCTAGTGTTTGGATTAGATTTTTGATCAAATTACTCATCCAATTTCAAACCTACCCTAATATACACTATACACTATAGTTGGTATATAATAGTTTTCAAAGTTGTTGAAACTATTTTCCGGtcccaaaaataattattctcaccatcccaatatatgtgagtatatttgattaaatatataatttataacaataataattgcaataataatatatttagtgtgATTTTATAAGTGTGCTTTGGAAAAATTGATTTATCcgtaattatatatttttatatgttatattgTGTAGGTGGAAGGTTTATTCAGATAAATTTTTtactcaaataaaatatatcaaattattagatatataatctaacgagaaaaaaatattctacTCATTTCAATTTAAAACATTTAGTAATTTGATTAGATATAGagtaagaaaatatgaaaactttTCAATATTGATATGTGTAATATCTTTACCAAAATGATCAGGCCATGCAAAATGTTGAGATTAGAGAgttatcaaatataaaaagagttattcttttcaaaataattttttttgaaaaacaaagatACTTAAATTGAGATGAAAGAAATACTCTTTTCATTCCTTGTTACTCCTCTTTGAGAAATCATTTAGGAGTATTGAGtttttcttttactaaaattaaaagttatCTATATTcacaatataattttgaaatttaaatttggcTATTAATATTCGAAATAGTTtgagatatatttatttatttataattataaaattgaaaataacatctttctttgatttcttaaaatatataattaaattatttttaaatataatagattaaaaagaaaagaatatgatGCAATTTGAGACAAAATGTATGTTACTCCTATTTACACAAAATTATTACCCTAAGTTATATATGAATTtaatgcttcttttttttttgggaaaacaaatcaaagaaattaAATTCACTCCTTCAAGCTAACGCCAGCAGACTCAGCGGTTCTCTGGCTTGCTGGCCCCATTTCTGATATCTCTTTTACCACCCACCCACGCTCGCTCCTCCACTCCCCTTTTCTAGATACCTTTTGCTGCCGCACCTTCACGgtcaccaaaaaatatatttctatttaatTCCATCACATATCTGCGTATTCATCAATTCGATTAACGGTAGATGTGAGATTACAGTTTTTTGGTTTATCGGAGAATTGGATCGGGAGTTTTTTGGTTACCGGAGATGGGGGATGGGGATTCTATTACTACGGCGGTGGGACAGAATTTGGTGGAACGAGATTTTGTGGAAGAAGCTTCTAGAATCGTCGAACAAGCTAAGGAGTTGCAAGACGCAGCTTCTTCTTTGATCTCGAGAACTACTCGTGAAGAGGATTCGTTAAGGCAGAAAGCTAAGTCGCTTGATTCGTGCGTTCAGGGGCTTCGTTCAGCTGTAAGGAAGAGTAAATTGGATCCTAATCAAGCTGAAAAGGTAATGGATttctattagtttttttttttaaaatttatgcacAACAACAGATATTAGGTAACTCTGTTCAATGTGTGTGCGGATGGAGagaattgtttgaagttgatttTTGGGTGCATTTATGTTTACATGCATGTGCATTAAGGTATTTGGTGCTAGTTCGACGTAGATGTGATTTgtgttaactttttttttcatgtttatttattttcagtTGGAAGAGGAGTTGTTTAAAGCTAGTTATGTATTGACTGAGGGAGATGCTGCAGCTTTTCTTCCGAGCAAATCTCATggtatgtttcatttttttcctttgttaaatttatgattttactgGTTGTTTGTTGGTTTTGATGTGGTTAATTACAGGAGGGTTTTTGAGGATGTTTTTGGGGCCAATCAATGTTCGTGCTAACAGAAAGGATGTGCAGCTGAAAGTGAAAGAGGAATATAATAGTTTCAGGGTATGTGTTCCGAgctttgatttttattttatagcgGTGTTTAAGTTATTGTATTAGAGGTTAGGTGATTAGTTTGTCTTTGAATTGCTAATAAATCTAATGGTAATTGAACAAATTGGTGTTCTTTTGGAGTTGATTAAAACTGTATCATGTTCAAGTTAAATAGCTTCTACATGCGCCAGAACTCGAATATGTTTCAATGCAAACCCATCTTTTGAGAACTTTTTGCATATTGTATTCATCATTTTTTCATGTGTGTTGTGCATGTTACTGCTTGATATTTGAGGAAGATTAAGATTTCCATATTGGTAGATAGCCTCTCCTTTGAACAGATTCTTGTATATGGAGTAGACTTTGAGGCCAGCGGCTTATGCCTTGACAAAGCCTGGTTAATATTAGTCCCAGATAATAGTTGGGATAAGCTACTATTATCTATGTTTTTGCTCCTTTCAACTTGAATTAcatattattgaagttctttCTAACTGACCATCTACACTTCGTTATGAGAGAAGAGAGCTAGTGCTGCTTCTATCAATCAAACTTGAAATGATTCTGCCCTTCCCAGATAAAATGGATAAATGACTTGGATACATGGAAAGCCTCAGTTTTGTGCAAACCTCTTTCTTGAAATTACTATATCCGATCTTCTCTTGACAGGACAGGACAGCATATCTATTCCTTCTTTTCCCATCGGTGCTACTAGTCTTGAGGTCTTGGATGTGGGATGGATGTTTACCAGCATTGCCAGTCCAACTTTACCAGGTAGTACATTTAAATAGAAGATTTTGTCATTTGACTTCATATTCATGGTAGTCTTGCTTTCCTATTTATTATAGTGAAACTTTTACATTTAACAAACAAGTATTCTGAGCTCCTTGATGTCTTCAGGCCTGGTTGCTTTACCTCTACACAGGTTTGGCTCTGCGAGAGAACATTTTGAGAGCGAATGGAAGTGATATTCGTCCATGGTAATTGAGCAACATTCCCTATTGCCAATGAAAATTTAACATCTGTCATTTGTTTTATGTTTGTCAGTAAAACGCTtatctttgttgtttatgtaACTGAAGTAGCAGTGCAATTTTAATAATTCTAAAGTTTGTTaccaatattatatatgttgaacaCAAAAGACAGCTAATTAACAGAAATTATGGTTGTATTGTTGCAGGTGGATAAAACATCACTACTGTGCTATGGCCATGGCACTTATAAGTCTTACCTGGGAAATAGAAAGAGAACCTAACTGTTCACAGAAACAGgtttttattcatttaaaaaCGACATGTATATTTATTTAGCTGCTTATCAACAAAAATGTACTTCTCTATAATGTTTAAGATTTATAATACTCATTTTAATGTACAATCCATTGCAGAGGGGTGTGCAACTGTTCCTGAAATGGGCTATCATGCAAGGCGTTGCAATGCTCCTTCAGAATAGATATCAGAGACAAAGACTGTACACTCGTATTGCATTAGGAAAGGTACGCAAACAGAGGAATCACTAGTTTGACTAAGAAACCCTTCGTGTGTCGTAATTTGTCCGTTTAAAAATCCGTCTTAAAGCTTCACTAATTTTGTGCAGATGAACTATTCCTTTTAtaagtcaaataaattttaataataagcACCAAGATGGTTTTTGGTATCTAGTAGGCTGATATATTTCTCTCCACATGGCCCGGACACcacaattatcaaaaaaataaaaatatttctctgcCCTGTGGGTtgattaaataacaaaaaacctTGAGGATTGACTTCAAGGTCACTCTTTTGGCTCCCTCATGTTGAGGGAATGAGTTTTGCCTTGTAGCTGAATAAAGAAGACATTTGCACTCCCTATCATCCATTAACCTATCCTAATTGTGATATATTGTCTTCTGAATTCTGATTTCAGGCCAGGAGAATGGATGTTGTGTGGGGAGAGACTGCTGGAGTAGATGGTCAATTATTGTTGCTCTTCCCTGTATTATTTATCTTGCAGGTATACTGAGTTCAATTTGGACTTTTTTTAACTGAGCTACTTTTTCTCTTGAAATTTCGCTCCTGTTGTTTCAGGAGAATGGGCCTTTAGGTtcaagttgattttttttaagtagTCCAAGAGTGGGAAATGCTAGTGTAACTTTGCATGATGTACCTAGTGAATGCATGTTAAATATCATAGATACCCCCTTTTAGTGACTGTCTGGTTCAAAGATACCTAAAGTCTGTCAAGTATCCTTTTTTTATGTGAACCTTGACATGAGTTCCCCTGTGAGTTGTGTGAAGTTTCTGAATATTGGTGTAACAACATAGTTTAATCTGAGCTAAAAGTAGCTAATTACAATTAGATGGGTCATGGGTGATAATCTGTAGCCTTTTATGACTTGATATCACCTTTTGTGGATGATACTTCTATTCTAGACATCACATTCAACAATAGGCACTATCCTTGTCAGGAAAAAAAGTCAGTTTGATTGGTTATCCCTGTGTACACAGAACGTTCCATGAAATTTTATCGGTGTAGTGTTCTATCTTTTGAGCTGGTTCCAAATGACTGTATGTCATTTGTTCTTAATGTCAGGGATTCGAAGCATATGTTGGAGTCTTGTTGCTTAAGACAGCATTCATTGGTGTTGTTTCTGAGTGGCAGGTAAGATGAAACTCCCTCTCTTCCACCAGATGTTATCTAGTTTGGTTGCTCATTGAGaatacaaatcaaacaataCAAGTAACTAAATTAGACCTTCCCTTCTGtaatattcaaatatatatctTGTGTAAGCTGCCATGCCAAAGAAATCATGTTACTGTAACAGCCCCTTCCTATCATTAACTAATCAGTTTCTAAAA
Protein-coding regions in this window:
- the LOC125859304 gene encoding uncharacterized protein LOC125859304, whose protein sequence is MGDGDSITTAVGQNLVERDFVEEASRIVEQAKELQDAASSLISRTTREEDSLRQKAKSLDSCVQGLRSAVRKSKLDPNQAEKLEEELFKASYVLTEGDAAAFLPSKSHGGFLRMFLGPINVRANRKDVQLKVKEEYNSFRDRTAYLFLLFPSVLLVLRSWMWDGCLPALPVQLYQAWLLYLYTGLALRENILRANGSDIRPWWIKHHYCAMAMALISLTWEIEREPNCSQKQRGVQLFLKWAIMQGVAMLLQNRYQRQRLYTRIALGKARRMDVVWGETAGVDGQLLLLFPVLFILQGFEAYVGVLLLKTAFIGVVSEWQVVTCGILLIIMAAGNFANTVKTLVTKSRVKAKMKRGKSKQDLKSESPAKSS